In Dysidea avara chromosome 3, odDysAvar1.4, whole genome shotgun sequence, a single window of DNA contains:
- the LOC136250117 gene encoding centrosomal protein of 95 kDa-like isoform X2 has product MDGDVVRVANELLRKAGRSIKLSRAEQCDCDLVYSLYEVLFSGHVVPRPNDDSVTYQLIIDGLSEVLPPEVSLDHIKGSAIAAGDLLSLHNLLQILLELFNVKKNESSSSERSLLHNTTSLLLTTTTGSSSQCTDDLLQGSTLTDDFLQVTAISQRVAIAKKELSSSSGSRDHVMRTPSPPRRHSSSFNPLLMSTPHRPAHSRLAEGMATDAETISSINSEITMTTSEVPSLTITTISTTEESHDTTEESHDATEESHDATITPTLETNLRGPPVLVPGPPETGRDMSRSPDHMLESPYLTVPGSPDARRDVIESSETESFDESSYSDSSYDPTDSSHDPTGSSHDPTDRPHDPADRAAILDTIYQHYIKDTKGIHNSGNIKGTRGTRKKVKWKQPASQPRPTPSSAYQPHTLAAGSDIMGVMMGEFPFLKLSPNMARYLWKKQLQQVKQLTRPLNNSNPAKQVQQAEERQQALLGIIKKELIHQRRMEELHQQQLEGRTVKARIHAHKMATVRTKRYYKDYELRLKAKMQRKRTREEQVFRKALEEGLELQRNRIRELQRFAKDKRLEEAKKHAEQMESMENYYRDQFMLLAEEIANEKAEKEIRGRAQQQLVDRMRRELRHKMEQEVVALQECIDREDDVVHFRQLDADNFLSTKLRGLTMATNT; this is encoded by the exons ATGGATGGGGATGTGGTACGAGTGGCTAATGAACTCTTGCGAAAGGCGGGCAGGTCTATTAAACTATCACGAGCGGAACAATGTGATTGTGATCTGGTGTACTCGCTCTATGAGGTGTTGTTCAGTGGTCACGTGGTGCCTAGACCTAACG ATGACTCAGTCACTTACCAACTAATCATTGATGGTCTAAGTGAGGTGTTGCCACCTGAAGTATCTCTGGATCACATTAAAGGATCGGCCATTGCTGCAGGGGACCTGTTATCTCTACACAACTTATTACAAATACTACtggagttgttcaacgtcaAGAAAAATG AGTCATCGTCATCAGAGAGGTCACTACTACACAACACCACCTCATTATTACTGACCACCACCACTGGCAGCTCCTCTCAGTGTACAGATGACCTGCTACAAGGGTCCACCCTTACTGATGACTTCTTACAAGTGACTGCTATTAGCCAGAGGGTGGCCATTGCTAAGAAGGAGTTGTCTTCTAGTAGTGGATCACGTGATCATGTCATGAGGACACCCAGCCCCCCACGACGTCACAGCTCCTCCTTCAATCCCTTATTAATGAGCACTCCTCACAGGCCTGCGCACTCCAGATTAGCTGAGGGTATGGCTACTGATGCAGAGACTATTAGCAGTATTAACAGTGAGATTACCATGACAACCAGTGAG GTACCATCACTAACCATTACTACTATATCAACCACTGAGGAATCACATGATACCACTGAAGAATCACATGATGCCACTGAAGAATCACATGATGCCACCATCACACCCACTCTGGAGACTAACTTGAGGGGGCCACCTGTTCTTGTCCCTGGACCACCTGAGACTGGTAGAGACATGTCCAGATCACCTGATCATATGCTAGAATCACCTTATCTTACCGTACCTGGATCACCTGATGCTAGAAGGGATGTGATCGAATCATCTGAGACTGAATCGTTTGATGAGAGCAGTTATTCAGACAGCTCATATGATCCAACAGACAGTTCTCATGATCCAACAGGCAGTTCTCATGATCCAACAGACAGACCACATGACCCAGCAGACAGGGCAGCCATACTAGACACAATCTACCAACACTACATAAAGGATACAAAGGGTATACATAACAGTGGAAATATCAAGGGTACTAGGGGAACTAGAAAAAAG GTGAAGTGGAAACAACCTGCAAGCCAGCCACGCCCTACACCATCCTCTGCATACCAGCCACACACCTTAGCAG CTGGTAGTGACATCATGGGTGTGATGATGGGGGAATTCCCCTTCCTAAAATTATCCCCAAATATGGCACGTTACTTGTGGAAGAAACAATTGCAGCAAGTTAAACAACTGACACGTCCACTGAACAATAGTAACCCTGCTAAACAG GTACAACAAGCAGAGGAAAGACAGCAGGCATTATTAGGAATAATCAAAAAGGAACTAATTCATCAGCGACGGATG gaGGAGCTACATCAACAGCAACTGGAGGGACGGACAGTTAAGGCTCGTATCCATGCCCACAAGATGGCTACCGTGCGTACTAAACGTTACTATAAAGATTATGAGTTACGCCTCAAGGCAAAGATGCAACGGAAAAGGACAAGAGAAGAACAG GTGTTCCGCAAAGCCCTGGAGGAGGGGCTGGAGTTGCAGAGGAACAGGATTAGAGAGCTGCAACGATTTGCTAAAGATAAACGTCTTGAAGAAGCTAAGAAACATGCAGAACAAATGGAGTCTATGGAGAACta TTACCGTGATCAATTCATGTTACTTGCTGAAGAAATCGCCAATGAAAAAGCAGAAAAGGAGATAAGGGGGCGTGCCCAGCAACAG TTGGTGGATAGAATGCGACGTGAGCTACGACACAAAATGGAACAAGAAGTAGTGGCATTACAAGAGTGTATTGACCGGGAAGATGATGTTGTACACTTCAGACAACTTGATGCAGATAACTTCCTCTCAACTAAACTGCGAGGTCTCACCATGGCAACTAACACTTAA
- the LOC136250117 gene encoding tether containing UBX domain for GLUT4-like isoform X3: MSSVTVLCPNGRRYNIKVSPNTPLLAVLEEACKKYGSDPSQHALKHQRKVIDLSRMFRHAGLPNNAKLELVPSQHNQAQSVKVAVQLKSGDRLQGVFPPTLSLYELITSLHGNSQWVTDDVVVVYMRREICGEAALNTTSLRDLGVYGGSIVLRLTYREHSAMDTSSLDSPVEPVKPVEPVKPINPAHEKPGSPEVMLLESYTGGVAVMDTSDHVTSSHDATSSSHDVMNSSHDVTSSSLDAASGSHEAKSSSHDATSSSHGVTSSSHDATSNSHDPTSSSHDPASSSHDLVAATNLEHHTISSSHDHNISHKPITKKPTGWKTRQSSHDLITTKYDEPCDRHMLIFNMSDYTSSDTYELPDSFFDVTTNDCAAMQKDLHRQVQNLTDVPMMTAYHRQATQLTKYSHYETAVVRIQFPDHWVMQGHFRPNESLKALVKFVREHLTDPTIKFYLYTTPPKTVFTSAKPTLLQAGLVPASIVHFGLHDNQGDGPYLKPEVLEQAVTPLQADVVSVTTRGGQSPAAESFNSDIIKFPSSVPPSNDRDFPVPKLSAAPYKQATPTTNKSSGMPKWFKHSGGKKL; the protein is encoded by the exons ATGTCTTCTGTGACGGTGCTATGCCCAAACGGCAGGAGGTACAACATCAAGGTGTCGCCTAATACACCTCTATTGGCG GTACTAGAAGAAGCTTGTAAGAAGTACGGCTCGGACCCCAGTCAACATGCACTGAA GCACCAGAGAAAGGTGATAGACTTGTCGCGAATGTTCCGTCATGCTGGCCTCCCTAATAATGCTAAATTAGAATTGGTACCATCTCAGCATAACCAAG CTCAGTCAGTAAAGGTTGCTGTACAGTTGAAATCAGGTGACCGACTACAAGGGGTATTCCCCCCAACACTGTCACTGTATGAACTGATCACCAGTCTCCATGGTAACAGCCAATGGGTGACAGATGATGTAGTAGTGGTGTATATGAGAAGAGAG ATATGCGGAGAGGCTGCCCTAAACACAACGTCATTGAGAGATCTTGGAGTGTATGGTGGGAGTATTGTACTAAG GTTGACATATAGAGAACACAGTGCAATGGACACATCATCACTGGACAGTCCTGTTGAACCAGTCAAGCCTGTTGAACCAGTAAAGCCTATTAATCCAGCCCATGAGAAACCAGGGTCACCTGAAGTGATGTTGTTAGAGAGTTATACTGGTGGAGTAGCTGTCATGGATACCAGTGATCATGTCACCAGTTCACATGATGCCACAAGTAGCTCACATGATGTCATGAACAGTTCACATGATGTCACTAGTAGCTCACTTGATGCTGCTAGTGGCTCACATGAGGCCAAAAGTAGCTCACATGATGCCACTAGTAGCTCACATGGTGTCACTAGTAGCTCACATGATGCCACTAGTAATTCACATGACCCCACAAGTAGCTCACATGATCCTGCAAGTAGCTCACATGATCTGGTAGCTGCCACTAATCTGGAGCATCATACTATCAGCTCCTCACATGATCACAACATATCCCATAAGCCAATTACTAAGAAGCCAACAGGCTGGAAAACACGTCAGAGCTCACATGATCTTATCACCACAAAATATGAT GAACCATGTGATCGTCACATGTTAATATTCAACATGTCAGACTATACTTCTTCAGACACCTACGAGCTACCTGATAGCTTCTTTGATGTTACCACAAATGACTGTGCTGCTATGCAGAAAGACTTACATCGTCAAGTTCAGAATTTAACTGATGTTCCGATGATGACAGCTTACCACAGGCAGGCTACACAACTGACCAAATACTCCCACTATGAAACA GCTGTGGTTCGTATACAATTTCCAGACCACTGGGTGATGCAGGGACACTTCAGGCCTAACGAATCAT TGAAGGCACTGGTGAAGTTTGTACGAGAACACCTGACTGACCCGACGATCAAGTTCTACCTGT ACACCACACCCCCCAAGACAGTGTTCACAAGTGCTAAGCCAACCTTGTTACAAGCTGGCCTTGTGCCTGCATCTATCGTACACTTTGGTCTCCATGACAACCAAG GTGATGGTCCTTATTTGAAGCCGGAGGTGTTAGAACAAGCAGTCACTCCTCTGCAAGCCGATGTGGTGTCTGTGACAACAAGGGGCGG CCAATCACCTGCTGCAGAATCTTTCAATA GTGACATCATCAAGTTCCCCAGCAGTGTGCCTCCAAGCAATGATAGGGACTTCCCTGTTCCTAAGCTTTCTGCTGCACCTTATAAACAAGCCACGCCcaccacaaacaagtcatctggaaTGCCCAAATGGTTTAAACATTCTG GTGGCAAGAAGCTGTGA
- the LOC136250112 gene encoding synaptojanin-1-like: MVISKSLRALRKKGDTVTVLLENKQDLSEALLFERGAIAALTGTEKSNIYKDYKEPVDAYGCLGVLHLSNTDQSYLVLVTGCNSIGRILEVEICRVSQVTVVTMGTTAAGQQQPDQITEMVKFLSSGAFFFSYPSASDCFQLCSSAQYRAVNGNRSPPQYFLWNRALLAPLIHYGVDCDCWMLRLMCGSVEVKTLYCGRHQARACLISRFGCERAGTRFSVRGVDDNGHVAGFVETEQVIVLLDKLTSFVQLRGSVPIFWEQSALQGVGNHRILLSQEYHFSHIAFEKHIEWLISNYGPQVIVNLLGNKEGEQKLSTEYQKHVRQSAYSSDIPMVTFDYNSQCKGHDHTKLNAMVWAKNRETLEAFDYFSMEGGHMTRKQVGTIRTNCMDCMDRTNVVQCFFGLKVLEKQLLEYDLGGSSSIVSQFEDLFRTMWSHNGNNLSMWYTGSAALSKKDRLKDGAISLHRTIHSNFYDSSKQEAIEMLLWAGVLDDELGHVSLALLPPTDVFSPRCYREELCGRYLEYTERVPLRVCVGTWNVNGGKYAQSIAYKNQSLSTWLLDTPMAGMTGLGDSPPDIYAIGLEELVDLNASNIMNTSSTNRKYWSTELNKILSNHGLDYVMLTAHQLVGVCLFVFVQPQLVPLIRDVALSTVKTGMSGKAGNKGAVGVRMIVRSSPICFVCAHMTAHQSHVNERNSDFTDIWKKMTFPNNVTLSSHEYVFWCGDLNYRIDLPIDVVKEAILSQNWSLLQQNDQLLKSKYDEKAFHGFIEGELTFAPTYKYDSFSDDYDTSEKGRIPAWTDRVMWWNQSLFKSIDPMLPSNQTVLPSYQTVVSHPTDMLRVRSCDPGLCDPNWNPGLLMFYGRSELKTSDHRPVIAVIDVEVLQVKPDQREIVARDVTLSLGPPDCTVVISGGVDWEDIQSELIQCGDIIFVRVFEEQLIVTFKDSKSALFAMQLDGLQVEDKMLHVELRSEWPPPEVTEEKITVHHPKIKLTTPKLTVPLNVSDLGSSSPKGSPHLSPRGSPSVSPRNQSPHLSSKESPQDSPKQSPQVSPRGSPHTSTRQSPNASPRGSLEVSPKDSPHSSPYHSAEESPYNSPGGSPQQSPHSSPRESPQSSPKLSRHTEENNEPVTSDQRPVKDKPVVPSRTASSTNASCVSQYHDEISKARGRSTPIEAPSGIGQPYNIKHQAHGQQVGDKLVISKPTSAAVNKKSAPPQRPPNPSSKSDQLARLTFSGSLDTTGPPRRPPPPPNRPQSATGSQGKPPPPRPPQPVKK; this comes from the exons ATGGTGATCAGTAAATCACTGAGGGCACTTAGGAAGAAGGGGGACACGGTAACTGTTTTGTTGGAAAATAAACAAGACCTCTCCGAGGCGCTGTTGTTCGAACGTGGCGCCATAGCTGCGCTTA CTGGTACTGAAAAGAGTAACATTTACAAGGATTACAAAGAGCCAGTTGACGCGTATGGTTGTCTTGGCGTATTACATCTGAGTAACACAG ATCAGAGCTATCTAGTATTAGTGACTGGCTGCAATTCCATTGGTCGAATCCTGGAAGTGGAGATATGTCGAGTCAGTCAGGTGACAGTGGTTACTATGGGAACTACTGCAGCTGGACAACAGCAGCCAGACCAAATTACAGAGATGGTGAAGTTTCTGTCCAGTGGAGCTTTCTTCTTCTCTTATCCTTCTGCCAGTGACTGCTTCCAGCTATGCAGCTCTGCGCAGTATCGTGCTGTCAATGGCAACAGGTCTCCCCCACAATACTTCCTATG GAATCGAGCACTACTGGCCCCACTAATACACTATGGGGTTGATTGTGATTGTTGGATGTTAAGGTTGATGTGTGGAAGTGTTGAAGTGAAGACCTTGTACTGTGGGCGGCATCAAGCTAGGGCTTGCCTTATATCACGGTTTGGCTGTGAGAGAGCTGGAACAAGGTTCAGTGTCCGAGGAGTTGATGATAATGGTCATGTTGCTGGATTTGTGGAAACTGAACAA GTGATAGTGTTACTGGACAAGCTGACATCATTTGTACAATTACGAGGTTCAGTGCCGATATTCTGGGAACAGTCAGCACTTCAGGGTGTTGGTAACCATCGGATACTACTGTCACAAGAGTACCACTTCTCACATATTGCCTTTGAAAA GCACATAGAGTGGCTGATCAGTAACTATGGACCTCAAGTGATTGTCAATCTCCTTGGTAACAAGGAAGGGGAACAAAAACTGAGTACTGAATATCAG AAACATGTACGTCAGTCAGCTTACAGTAGTGACATCCCCATGGTAACATTTGACTACAACAGTCAATGTAAGGGACATGACCACACAAAATTGAATGCCATGGTATGGGCTAAAAACCGGGAAACTTTAGAAGCTTTTGATTATTTTTCTATGGAAGGAGGTCACATGACCAG GAAACAAGTTGGAACTATTCGTACCAATTGTATGGATTGTATGGACAGAACAAATGTGGTGCAATGTTTCTTTGGCCTTAAG GTTCTGGAGAAGCAGTTGTTAGAGTATGACCTAGGAGGGTCATCGTCTATAGTGTCACAGTTTGAGGATCTTTTCCGTACCATGTGGTCCCACAATGGCAACAACCTTAGCATGTGGTATACCGGCTCTGCTGCACTCTCTAAG AAAGATCGTCTCAAAGACGGAGCCATTTCACTACATAGAACCATCCACAGTAACTTTTACGACTCCAGCAAGCAGGAAGCCATTGAGATGCTTTTGTGGGCTGGGGTCCTTGATgatgagctgggtcatgtgagcTTGGCACTATTGCCGCCCACTGATGTGTTCAGCCCTCGTTGCTACCGGGAGGAATTATGTGGTCGTTATTTGGAGTACACAGAACGTGTCCCACTCAGGGTGTGTGTGGGCACGTGGAATGTCAATGGTGGCAAGTATGCTCAGAGTATAGCCTACAAGAACCAGTCACTGAGCACCTGGCTACTGGACACCCCCATGGCTGGCATGACAGGATTAGGGGATTCCCCTCCAGATATCTATGCCATTGGATTGGAGGAATTGGTTGACTTAAATGCTTCAAATATTATGAACACCAG TTCAACCAATCGGAAGTATTGGAGTACAGAGTTGAATAAGATTCTTAGCAACCATGGTCTTGATTATGTCATGTTGACAGCACACCAGCTGGTTggagtttgtttgtttgtgtttgtgCAACCACAATTGGTGCCCCTCATCAG AGATGTTGCACTGTCTACGGTGAAGACAGGCATGTCAGGCAAGGCAGGCAACAAGGGTGCAGTTGGTGTTAGGATGATAGTGCGGTCTAGTCCGATATGTTTTGTGTGTGCTCACATGACCGCTCATCAATCACATGTTAATGAGAGGAATAGTGACTTTACGGACATTTGGAAGAAAATGACGTTCCCTAAT AATGTCACATTGTCATCACATGAGTACGTCTTCTGGTGTGGTGACCTCAATTATCGTATTGACCTGCCGATTGATGTTGTCAAGGAAGCCATATTATCTCAGAACTGGTCATTGTTACAGCAAAATGATCAACTGCTCAAGTCCAAATATGATGAAAAG GCATTTCATGGCTTCATTGAAGGGGAGCTTACATTTGCCCCCACTTACAAATACGACAGTTTTTCTGATGATTATGATACTAGCGAGAAGGGGAGGATACCAGCATGGACTGACCGTGTTATGTGGTGGAACCAGTCACTGTTCAAATCTATTGATCCTATGTTGCCCAGCAACCAGACAGTGTTGCCTAGTTATCAGACTGTTGTTAGTCATCCTACTGATATGTTAAGggtaagatcatgtgatcctggaTTATGTGATCCTAATTGGAATCCTGGTCTTCTCATGTTTTATGGGCGGTCTGAGTTGAAGACGTCTGATCACAG ACCTGTAATTGCTGTCATTGATGTGGAAGTGTTGCAAGTCAAACCTGATCAGCGAGAAATAGTTGCTAGGGATGTAACTTTGTCACTAGGACCACCAGATTGTACAGTAGTAATTTCAGGGGGTGTGGACTGGGAGGACATCCAATCAGAATTGATACAGTGTGGTGACATCATATTTGTGAG AGTATTTGAAGAACAACTGATAGTCACTTTTAAGGATTCCAAGTCTGCTCTTTTTGCTATGCAGCTGGATGGTTTACAG GTGGAGGACAAGATGCTACATGTTGAGCTTCGTAGTGAATGGCCTCCACCAGAGGTCACTGAAGAAAAAATAACTGTCCATCATCCTAAGATAAAACTGACCACACCGAAACTAACTGTACCTCTGAATGTGTCTGACCTTGGGTCTTCTTCCCCTAAGGGATCCCCCCATTTGTCTCCTAGGGGATCTCCTAGTGTATCTCCTCGTAACCAGTCTCCTCATCTCAGTTCCAAAGAATCTCCCCAGGATTCTCCCAAACAGTCACCTCAAGTTTCCCCTAGGGGATCTCCCCATACCTCTACTAGACAATCTCCCAATGCTTCCCCAAGAGGCTCTCTCGAAGTTTCTCCTAAGGATTCTCCCCATTCTTCACCTTACCATTCTGCTGAAGAGTCACCGTACAACTCCCCTGGAGGATCTCCCCAGCAGTCTCCTCACTCTTCCCCTAGGGAATCCCCCCAATCATCTCCTAAGCTATCTAGACATACAGAAGAAAACAATGAACCAGTGACCAGTGACCAACGGCCAGTCAAAGACAAGCCAGTAGTCCCCAGTAGGACCGCATCTAGCACTAATGCATCCTGTGTATCCCAGTATCATGATGAGATTAGTAAGGCTAGGGGGAGAAGCACCCCTATTGAG GCACCATCAGGTATTGGGCAACCATACAACATCAAACATCAGGCACATGGCCAACAAGTGGGCGATAAACTGGTAATTAGTAAACCAACCTCTGCTGCTGTAAACAAGAAGTCAGCACCTCCACAGCGACCACCCAACCCATCAAGCAAATCTGACCAGCTGGCTAGGTTGACATTCTCTGGTAGCCTTGACACCACTGGGCCACCTAGGCGACCACCACCACCTCCTAACAGACCACAAAGTGCTACTGGTAGTCAAGGGAAACCACCACCACCACGTCCCCCACAACCAGTTAAAAAATGA
- the LOC136250117 gene encoding centrosomal protein of 95 kDa-like isoform X1, translating to MDGDVVRVANELLRKAGRSIKLSRAEQCDCDLVYSLYEVLFSGHVVPRPNGGQFPSTDDSVTYQLIIDGLSEVLPPEVSLDHIKGSAIAAGDLLSLHNLLQILLELFNVKKNESSSSERSLLHNTTSLLLTTTTGSSSQCTDDLLQGSTLTDDFLQVTAISQRVAIAKKELSSSSGSRDHVMRTPSPPRRHSSSFNPLLMSTPHRPAHSRLAEGMATDAETISSINSEITMTTSEVPSLTITTISTTEESHDTTEESHDATEESHDATITPTLETNLRGPPVLVPGPPETGRDMSRSPDHMLESPYLTVPGSPDARRDVIESSETESFDESSYSDSSYDPTDSSHDPTGSSHDPTDRPHDPADRAAILDTIYQHYIKDTKGIHNSGNIKGTRGTRKKVKWKQPASQPRPTPSSAYQPHTLAAGSDIMGVMMGEFPFLKLSPNMARYLWKKQLQQVKQLTRPLNNSNPAKQVQQAEERQQALLGIIKKELIHQRRMEELHQQQLEGRTVKARIHAHKMATVRTKRYYKDYELRLKAKMQRKRTREEQVFRKALEEGLELQRNRIRELQRFAKDKRLEEAKKHAEQMESMENYYRDQFMLLAEEIANEKAEKEIRGRAQQQLVDRMRRELRHKMEQEVVALQECIDREDDVVHFRQLDADNFLSTKLRGLTMATNT from the exons ATGGATGGGGATGTGGTACGAGTGGCTAATGAACTCTTGCGAAAGGCGGGCAGGTCTATTAAACTATCACGAGCGGAACAATGTGATTGTGATCTGGTGTACTCGCTCTATGAGGTGTTGTTCAGTGGTCACGTGGTGCCTAGACCTAACG GAGGTCAGTTTCCCTCCACAGATGACTCAGTCACTTACCAACTAATCATTGATGGTCTAAGTGAGGTGTTGCCACCTGAAGTATCTCTGGATCACATTAAAGGATCGGCCATTGCTGCAGGGGACCTGTTATCTCTACACAACTTATTACAAATACTACtggagttgttcaacgtcaAGAAAAATG AGTCATCGTCATCAGAGAGGTCACTACTACACAACACCACCTCATTATTACTGACCACCACCACTGGCAGCTCCTCTCAGTGTACAGATGACCTGCTACAAGGGTCCACCCTTACTGATGACTTCTTACAAGTGACTGCTATTAGCCAGAGGGTGGCCATTGCTAAGAAGGAGTTGTCTTCTAGTAGTGGATCACGTGATCATGTCATGAGGACACCCAGCCCCCCACGACGTCACAGCTCCTCCTTCAATCCCTTATTAATGAGCACTCCTCACAGGCCTGCGCACTCCAGATTAGCTGAGGGTATGGCTACTGATGCAGAGACTATTAGCAGTATTAACAGTGAGATTACCATGACAACCAGTGAG GTACCATCACTAACCATTACTACTATATCAACCACTGAGGAATCACATGATACCACTGAAGAATCACATGATGCCACTGAAGAATCACATGATGCCACCATCACACCCACTCTGGAGACTAACTTGAGGGGGCCACCTGTTCTTGTCCCTGGACCACCTGAGACTGGTAGAGACATGTCCAGATCACCTGATCATATGCTAGAATCACCTTATCTTACCGTACCTGGATCACCTGATGCTAGAAGGGATGTGATCGAATCATCTGAGACTGAATCGTTTGATGAGAGCAGTTATTCAGACAGCTCATATGATCCAACAGACAGTTCTCATGATCCAACAGGCAGTTCTCATGATCCAACAGACAGACCACATGACCCAGCAGACAGGGCAGCCATACTAGACACAATCTACCAACACTACATAAAGGATACAAAGGGTATACATAACAGTGGAAATATCAAGGGTACTAGGGGAACTAGAAAAAAG GTGAAGTGGAAACAACCTGCAAGCCAGCCACGCCCTACACCATCCTCTGCATACCAGCCACACACCTTAGCAG CTGGTAGTGACATCATGGGTGTGATGATGGGGGAATTCCCCTTCCTAAAATTATCCCCAAATATGGCACGTTACTTGTGGAAGAAACAATTGCAGCAAGTTAAACAACTGACACGTCCACTGAACAATAGTAACCCTGCTAAACAG GTACAACAAGCAGAGGAAAGACAGCAGGCATTATTAGGAATAATCAAAAAGGAACTAATTCATCAGCGACGGATG gaGGAGCTACATCAACAGCAACTGGAGGGACGGACAGTTAAGGCTCGTATCCATGCCCACAAGATGGCTACCGTGCGTACTAAACGTTACTATAAAGATTATGAGTTACGCCTCAAGGCAAAGATGCAACGGAAAAGGACAAGAGAAGAACAG GTGTTCCGCAAAGCCCTGGAGGAGGGGCTGGAGTTGCAGAGGAACAGGATTAGAGAGCTGCAACGATTTGCTAAAGATAAACGTCTTGAAGAAGCTAAGAAACATGCAGAACAAATGGAGTCTATGGAGAACta TTACCGTGATCAATTCATGTTACTTGCTGAAGAAATCGCCAATGAAAAAGCAGAAAAGGAGATAAGGGGGCGTGCCCAGCAACAG TTGGTGGATAGAATGCGACGTGAGCTACGACACAAAATGGAACAAGAAGTAGTGGCATTACAAGAGTGTATTGACCGGGAAGATGATGTTGTACACTTCAGACAACTTGATGCAGATAACTTCCTCTCAACTAAACTGCGAGGTCTCACCATGGCAACTAACACTTAA